The following coding sequences lie in one Oceaniferula marina genomic window:
- a CDS encoding sugar phosphate isomerase/epimerase family protein has protein sequence MPVTRRTFLRTATATGAAIAGSSLPSTAVPTSPMKARFDISLAQWSLHRMLGKKELDHLDFPKFSKETFGIHAVEYVNSFFKSHDGTYLKELKTRTGNEGIRNVLIMCDGEGALGAKTKEGRAKTVANHQKWLEAAAFLGCHSIRVNAGGPGSREELAKQVTEGLHALSTAAKPYKLNVIVENHGGLSSDGAWLAGVLKSVNLPNCGALPDFGNFGSYDRYQGITDLMPYAKGVSAKSHGFDDKGNETSTDFLKAMKLVAESKYQGYIGVEYEGNQLSEVDGILATKKLLQRCFASL, from the coding sequence ATGCCTGTCACACGTCGAACCTTTCTCCGCACTGCCACGGCAACGGGAGCCGCCATCGCGGGAAGCTCCCTACCATCCACCGCAGTCCCCACCTCTCCAATGAAAGCGCGCTTTGATATTTCTCTCGCCCAGTGGTCCCTTCACCGAATGCTGGGTAAAAAGGAGCTCGACCACCTCGATTTCCCCAAGTTCAGCAAAGAAACCTTCGGCATCCATGCCGTCGAATACGTCAATTCGTTTTTCAAATCTCACGACGGGACCTACCTCAAGGAGCTGAAGACCCGCACGGGCAACGAAGGGATCCGCAACGTCCTGATCATGTGTGACGGAGAAGGCGCTCTCGGTGCAAAAACCAAAGAAGGCCGGGCCAAAACCGTCGCCAACCACCAAAAATGGCTCGAAGCGGCGGCCTTCCTCGGATGTCACTCGATCCGTGTCAATGCAGGAGGCCCTGGGTCGCGTGAAGAGTTGGCAAAACAAGTCACCGAAGGTCTGCATGCTTTGAGCACCGCCGCCAAGCCCTACAAGCTCAACGTCATCGTCGAAAACCACGGAGGGCTGTCATCGGACGGTGCATGGCTCGCCGGAGTTCTCAAATCCGTCAACCTGCCAAACTGCGGGGCCCTGCCCGACTTTGGTAATTTTGGCAGCTACGACCGCTACCAAGGCATCACCGACCTGATGCCCTATGCCAAAGGCGTCAGCGCGAAAAGCCATGGCTTTGATGACAAAGGAAACGAAACTTCGACCGATTTCCTCAAAGCCATGAAACTGGTCGCTGAATCCAAATACCAAGGCTACATCGGAGTGGAATACGAAGGCAATCAACTCTCCGAAGTCGATGGCATTCTGGCCACCAAAAAGCTCCTCCAGCGCTGTTTTGCCAGCCTGTAA
- a CDS encoding cob(I)yrinic acid a,c-diamide adenosyltransferase translates to MSIITRRGDDGHTDTMYGGRMPKNSPNVVACGCVDELTSALGMVRVAGVPDEMVEHIATIQKHLISLMGLLSVPEEKREKYLADGYPSLTQEELDWLESIAVEMPTKFEGWVLPGASGHPGAAWLDMARTVCRRAELSAWALGDGASKEACRFLNRLSDILWLWARKLEK, encoded by the coding sequence ATGAGCATCATTACACGCCGTGGCGATGACGGACATACCGATACCATGTATGGTGGGCGGATGCCCAAAAACTCTCCGAACGTTGTCGCCTGTGGCTGCGTTGACGAATTGACCTCAGCTTTAGGTATGGTCCGCGTGGCCGGAGTGCCGGATGAAATGGTCGAACATATTGCCACGATTCAGAAGCATTTGATCTCCTTGATGGGCTTGCTTTCCGTGCCTGAGGAAAAAAGGGAAAAATACTTGGCGGACGGATACCCGTCCCTGACCCAGGAAGAACTCGACTGGCTCGAGAGTATTGCCGTGGAAATGCCAACCAAGTTCGAAGGTTGGGTCTTGCCCGGCGCCAGTGGACATCCAGGTGCCGCCTGGTTGGATATGGCTAGAACCGTTTGCCGTCGTGCCGAATTGAGTGCCTGGGCTCTGGGTGATGGCGCATCCAAGGAGGCCTGCCGCTTCCTCAACCGCCTCTCCGATATTTTGTGGCTCTGGGCGAGAAAGCTGGAAAAATAG
- a CDS encoding mechanosensitive ion channel family protein: MNPLSTLHLHMPISKWLRLLTWAFFLLLTPGHAAPDQTNDPAKEKATPPTPLIAFDTPVEQFNSRLRPLSKNDLSNELKAWMRHAQEEISRTSEINVQMQAEGLEQQALEELKQKRTAQHDREYHLYKKVKRIIEAYEAKGGDASAEKQYLAAVSHSRSGANNQGLLSTILEGLSSWINDPEGGIAFVKKLIQAAAILVLFWLIAKLANRFIKKILERQRGLSMMLKQFIERSVKSVVLAIGGLFAIASLGANIGPIIAAMGAGGFIIGFALKETLGNFASGLMVMFYQPFDVDHFVEVNGKSGTVQKMSLVSTTLLTPDNKELIIPNNSVWGNTIINYSSQDLRRVDLVFGISYSDDIQKAVSLLNETTQSHSKILQNPEPEIAVDALADSSVNLICRPWVKSKDYWAVYRELMWKVKDRFDQENISIPFPQRDIHIQPNEPESTQE; this comes from the coding sequence ATGAACCCGCTTTCCACCCTCCACCTTCACATGCCGATCTCCAAGTGGCTACGACTTCTAACGTGGGCATTTTTTCTTTTGCTCACCCCCGGCCATGCGGCACCTGACCAGACCAATGACCCAGCAAAGGAAAAAGCCACGCCTCCCACCCCTCTGATCGCCTTTGACACCCCGGTTGAACAATTCAATTCCCGCCTGCGCCCACTCAGTAAAAACGACCTCTCAAACGAACTCAAAGCCTGGATGCGGCACGCCCAGGAGGAAATCTCCCGGACCAGTGAGATCAATGTGCAAATGCAGGCCGAAGGCCTCGAACAACAAGCACTCGAGGAGCTCAAACAAAAGCGCACTGCGCAACACGATCGGGAGTATCATCTCTACAAAAAGGTCAAACGTATCATCGAGGCCTATGAGGCCAAAGGTGGGGATGCCAGTGCCGAAAAACAATATCTTGCCGCCGTGAGTCACTCCCGCTCAGGTGCCAATAATCAAGGGTTGCTCTCCACCATCCTCGAAGGGTTATCCTCATGGATCAACGACCCCGAGGGAGGCATCGCCTTTGTCAAAAAATTGATCCAAGCCGCAGCAATCCTCGTGCTCTTCTGGCTCATTGCCAAGCTGGCCAACCGCTTCATCAAAAAAATCCTGGAGCGACAGCGAGGCCTTTCCATGATGCTCAAACAGTTCATTGAGCGATCCGTCAAAAGCGTGGTTCTCGCCATCGGAGGCCTCTTTGCCATCGCCTCACTCGGAGCCAACATCGGTCCCATCATTGCCGCCATGGGAGCGGGGGGATTCATCATCGGCTTCGCGCTCAAAGAGACGCTCGGCAATTTTGCCAGCGGACTCATGGTCATGTTCTACCAACCCTTTGATGTCGACCACTTTGTCGAGGTGAACGGCAAATCCGGAACCGTTCAAAAAATGAGCCTGGTCTCCACCACCCTGCTCACCCCGGATAACAAGGAACTTATCATCCCCAACAACAGCGTCTGGGGAAACACGATCATCAATTACAGCAGTCAGGATCTGCGCCGAGTCGATCTGGTTTTCGGCATCAGCTACTCCGATGATATCCAAAAAGCCGTCTCCCTGCTGAATGAAACCACTCAATCCCACTCAAAAATCCTGCAAAACCCGGAACCGGAAATCGCCGTGGATGCTCTGGCGGATTCATCCGTCAACCTGATCTGCCGACCATGGGTTAAATCCAAGGATTACTGGGCAGTCTACCGCGAGCTTATGTGGAAGGTCAAAGATCGCTTCGATCAGGAAAACATCAGCATCCCATTCCCTCAACGGGATATACACATTCAGCCAAATGAGCCGGAATCAACCCAGGAATAA
- a CDS encoding 23S rRNA (pseudouridine(1915)-N(3))-methyltransferase RlmH — MKHTILAPGKPALGYAKDGTTEYLKRLRRYGSYELIHPKDGNSEDVSKRLHDASSGTLRIVMDERGEQLTTAQLTKKINQWEMRGVKRASYLIGASDGHTQQLRDDADLIWALSPLTLQHELALLVLLEQLYRVATIQRGEPYHR, encoded by the coding sequence ATGAAACATACGATTTTAGCCCCTGGAAAACCAGCTCTCGGCTACGCTAAAGACGGCACCACTGAATACCTCAAGCGTCTACGCCGCTACGGGAGCTACGAGCTCATCCACCCGAAAGACGGCAATAGCGAGGATGTATCCAAACGGCTGCACGATGCCAGCTCCGGCACTCTGCGCATCGTCATGGACGAACGCGGAGAACAACTCACCACTGCCCAGCTCACCAAAAAAATCAATCAATGGGAAATGCGTGGTGTCAAACGCGCCAGTTACCTGATCGGCGCCTCTGACGGCCACACCCAACAGCTGCGTGACGACGCCGACCTCATTTGGGCACTCTCCCCGCTCACCTTGCAGCACGAACTCGCACTGCTGGTCCTGCTGGAACAGCTCTACCGGGTGGCAACCATTCAACGAGGCGAACCTTACCACCGTTAA
- a CDS encoding glycine--tRNA ligase has translation MAERTHTDPEKMEKIVSLCKGKGFIFQSGELYGGLNGCWDYGPLGAELKRNLKEYWWRKNVQERDDIVGMDGSILTHQAVLTASGHVGGFSDPMCDCKVCKKRYRADQLEEVPLCEAKKQLPKGEDKRCELTEPKEFNLMFETKMGASADDDDPNAVAYLRPETAQTIFVQYKNVLDSSRLKIPFGIAQIGKAFRNEINPRNFTFRSREFEQMEIEYFCHPDDGMKLTDEWLEKRLNFYEEIGVPREKLHILDVPDGERAHYSKKTYDIEYEFPFGIQELEGVAYRTDYDLGKHQECSGKSLEYFNPETKERFIPHVVEPSAGCDRTVLAVICEAYDEEDLTKEGGKPDIRKVMRLKPCIAPIKAAVLPLLKNKPELVAKAKEVKALLQPHMNIFYDETAAIGRRYRRQDEVGTPFCIAIDFETLGEEGPNGEDLSDTVTVRHRDSMEQERIAISELLPWLLARMV, from the coding sequence ATGGCCGAACGTACACATACCGACCCCGAGAAAATGGAAAAAATCGTCTCCCTTTGCAAAGGCAAGGGGTTCATCTTCCAATCTGGTGAACTCTACGGTGGCCTGAACGGCTGCTGGGACTACGGCCCGCTCGGAGCCGAACTCAAACGCAACCTGAAAGAATACTGGTGGCGCAAAAATGTCCAAGAACGAGACGACATCGTCGGTATGGATGGCTCGATCCTCACCCACCAGGCGGTGCTTACCGCCTCCGGCCACGTCGGCGGGTTTTCCGACCCCATGTGTGACTGCAAAGTCTGCAAAAAACGTTACCGCGCAGATCAACTCGAAGAGGTTCCTCTTTGCGAAGCAAAAAAACAGCTCCCCAAAGGCGAAGACAAACGTTGTGAACTCACCGAACCCAAAGAGTTCAACCTGATGTTCGAAACCAAGATGGGTGCCTCCGCAGACGATGACGACCCTAACGCCGTCGCCTACCTCCGTCCGGAAACCGCTCAAACGATTTTTGTGCAGTACAAAAACGTGCTCGACTCCTCACGCTTGAAAATTCCATTCGGCATCGCTCAGATCGGTAAGGCATTCCGCAACGAAATCAACCCGCGCAACTTCACTTTCCGCTCACGCGAGTTCGAACAAATGGAAATCGAATACTTCTGCCACCCCGATGATGGCATGAAGCTCACCGACGAATGGCTCGAGAAACGCCTCAACTTCTACGAGGAAATCGGCGTACCTCGCGAAAAACTTCATATCCTCGATGTGCCGGACGGAGAACGCGCCCACTACTCGAAAAAAACCTACGACATCGAATACGAATTCCCCTTCGGAATCCAGGAACTCGAAGGCGTGGCTTACCGCACCGACTACGATCTCGGCAAACACCAGGAATGCTCCGGCAAAAGCCTCGAATACTTCAACCCCGAAACCAAGGAGCGCTTCATCCCTCATGTCGTTGAACCCTCCGCTGGTTGTGACCGCACCGTGCTCGCTGTAATCTGTGAAGCCTACGACGAAGAAGATCTCACCAAGGAAGGTGGCAAACCTGATATCCGAAAAGTGATGCGACTCAAACCCTGCATCGCCCCCATCAAGGCCGCCGTCCTACCACTGCTCAAAAACAAGCCGGAACTCGTCGCCAAAGCCAAGGAAGTCAAAGCTCTGCTGCAGCCTCATATGAACATCTTCTACGATGAAACCGCAGCCATCGGCCGCCGCTACCGCCGCCAGGACGAAGTCGGCACTCCATTCTGTATTGCCATCGACTTCGAAACCCTCGGCGAGGAAGGACCGAACGGCGAAGACCTATCCGACACCGTTACCGTGCGTCACCGCGACAGCATGGAGCAGGAGCGCATCGCCATCAGCGAGCTCCTACCATGGCTGCTGGCCAGAATGGTCTAA